One Vitis vinifera cultivar Pinot Noir 40024 chromosome 15, ASM3070453v1 genomic window, ACACGACTAGGGCTCCTCACTACCCACAAAAATCTTTGCTCACTCATCTCTAAGCCCAAGGCCAGCTCATTTAATTGCTCACTGGGAAGGGTCCCACCGCTCCCAAAAGCGACGAATAGGACGGAGCCAAGTGGCTGGTCGTCCAGCCACTTCAAACACTCGTTCTCACCGGATCCCACCTCCGGCTCCCTCCTTGTCAGCGGTCCGACCGGGTAGACCGGCGGTTTACCCGGTTCGAGTGTCTGCAGAGCCTTGAGCGGTCCAGGCTCCAACTCCATGAAGCTATTCACCATTATCCCTTCAGCCAGTCGATATCTCTTGGTGTGGTTTAGAACACACTTGTAAGCGTCGCTCCTCCTATCCTGAACTGGGTCGAGCAGCTCCGAGCCGTGGACCTGCACGCAACCAGGAATCGCCACCGGTTCATTCATGTCCCGAAATTCGCACGCCACCATCTCATCCAGCTTCGGCAGGAACAGAAACAGCGAGAGAGCCATCGCCGTCGAAGTGAAGAAAATGTACGGCGCCACCCCGAACTCCGCCGCGACGTCGAACGCGTCGGTTCCGAAGAGATCGACGACGAGCGCCACCACTCGAGTCTTCGAAACCAGCAACTCCAGCGAGCTCCGGAGATGGGAAAGTGACCGAAGCACAGTGAGAGAAATCATAGTCTCGATCTTCGTATCCGCCGGCAAGTCGTCAAAACTAACCGGAGGAAGAAAAATGGAGTCTATGCTGGGAGGGAGGCTCTGGAGCACGGCCTTTGGGGCTTTGAGAAAAGAATTTTCGTTGGCGATGATGAAAGTGACTGTGAATCCATGGTGGGTGACGAGGCGTTTGGCTAGTTCAATGAGAGGGATGAGGTGACCCATGCCAGGGGTCGGGACAATGGCTATGTGGGGAGGTTTTTCAGCCATTGAAgatggaaaaaagaagaagaaaaaccagaaAAGCTGGGTGGAGAAATGATTGAAAAGGAGAGCTGGAGTAGGAGAGGAAGTGGGTAGCGGTGATAATGTAGTCGTTGGTCCTTTTTGGGGGATTTTGGGGTTATGCATGGCAGCATGTGGGGCTCACAGtgtaagggtttgtttggttttccTCGTTGGAGGGCTGTGGAGGAGAGGAGTGTGGAACACGATTTTtgccttattttattttattaatattattattggatttttatttgggataattgtgttttgaaTCAAATTGGCCTAAAATTTAAGCTTTGATTTCATCATTTAAGCCAAAAACCTAAAATAAgcgtgaaaattgagaagaagaatatgaatttgatatatttctaaaaataacctttactcactataaaaaaaaaaaaatattaatttaaattttattccttttgtaaaccttaataaaatttaatataatttagagatttggaaaaaaaaatacactattctccaaaaaaataaaaataaattattattattattattattatttaaaaatcaaacaacttgaaaatacatatttttaaaattgtatatataaaaataactaaaaatatttcattttttttaattgatatatttttagaatatattttttttacaaaattagttttctaaaattaataaattttcaaaataattattaaataaaattaagataaaaaagtttgttaaatattatagtagaaaacaattttgaaggatatattggtCTCTTCATATTTCATATCCTCcccataaattattttaggtCTAATTGGGTCAAAAGTACAAttgtctatttttatttttattttttattttttttctgatgTGGACATCTAAAGGTGTGACGTCGGTGAAGCATAAGGCTTATGTTATCACCTCATCTCATCAATAAGGCTTCATTAacctattttcttttattaaaacaaatatgatCTGGCCTTTTTATGCTAGGGGTTAGTTCCTAAATgcgcaaaaagaaaaaagaactgTTACTTAATTAAGTAAaagttatttgttattttaagaaaaaaaatggttaaatattaatgtggaccccgtatttctaCTCATGCACTTCCACTCAATGAcgaactcgttttttatttgaaaaagatttatttttcagaaaatgacttgtagtcgccacttatttttgttttatttttaaagggtaaacaaaataagaaagaaacccTAAATGTAacttcttatttggaaaatatggtATGCGAAATACCAAATatgggctcgggggtcaggttacttattgggaatgtacggtaaagaccgtaacacccctttaagtccctaaaaacgggtctctactaatgagatgaagtaAGTATGACAATTGGTAAGGAAGttaatggataccaaaatgattAAATACTAGAAGccaaaacatgcatagagaagAATCGAAGTGAGAGTGCTACCGTGCCTTAGCTGCAAGCAATAATGCACTATCAtgaaatggggttagtgcacaataatgaatataaaatatatcgCATATATCGCTAAACAGAGTAAAAAATCATTAGATATCATTCttcactcaaatttatttttttagagaaaagaTGACcaatgttgggcccccaccaaagcccgatttatttttgtataaattaacttcataaattttaaattcatgcttattttaaaaaaattttaaaatcaaggaaaatgtgaaaattgcttGCCGAAGGAAATCGCagcaaatttttattgaaaatgggatttttgggacctaaaaattctaaggatgaagaAATGTGGAGTCAAAACAAGATTCttttgaaaaccaatttttaaagacatgcatgaagatggatgaagaAATATATGAGTTTGGAAAAGGAACATAAGAGGGTGGCTATGCAAATTTGGAATTATGCATGTGGGCCCGAAGTGCAACAGGTGTCGCACTAGGAGGTTGGTGACTGCAGCTACCCTCTTCGCATTATACCTGGTCACAAAGTTGATTGCCACCATTTTCCTCCCAAAACGTCTGCTATGCCCAATTCAATGAAGGTAAGAGAGACTTGTTGGGCACCAATATGTCACCGAGTATTTTGTGGTTGGATTGGCGTTGTGGATATCGGTATTGAGCTCGATGAGGAGACAACTATTGTTAGATTTTCGCTAGAAATCACCGACGATGCGATTGCACCATCGGATCCAGGTTCGTTGGGTCGCCCACAATGTTCTTACATGTTGGCATGGGAGATCCACAAAGAACCGCATTTCGGTCAAAGACGGACATAGGGAACACAGAAAGAGTTTTTGGTATTTCACCGACGAGGCAGTTTCCAGAGACGTTGAAGTCCTGTAGATTCGGGAGATTCAAACTTTGCCGAAAAATCGGTTTTCTTCCAGACGTAGAGTAAGAATATGCTAAGTGGTTGACTGTCACTAGAATCTGGCCCGATAAGTTGTTGTGAGACAAATCGAGACGTTATAGCGGGAAAAGAGACGGACAGAAGCAAGAAACTCCCCCGAGAACTCAttgtaagaaagaaaaaacagctTTAGAGCAGTGAGGTTGGAGATATTCGAAATAGGGCCAGAGAGACGGTTTCACTTGAGACTCATCACTCGAAGTTGAGTGAGAGATGCAAGGGGCCGGAAACTGCCTTGCAGGTCGAGACCCTTGAGCACGAGGTGAGACACTTTGTTCTGGAGACAGGAAACGTCATATCAGCTACACAGATTAACCGTTACATTCCAGGTAGCAAGCTTGTTAGCAACATTGACACTTTCTTTGAACGCCATCAAAGCTTCCAAATCAAAACTCGTAGAAGCGCAAAGTAGAAAGAAATGGAGGATGAAGAGAACAAAAGCAAAATCCAAGCTGGTGAGAGTGGGTTTCGCCATTATCGCTCTGCAACTGATTGAAATATTGGAGGAATCCATGACTTTGATGGCATCGTTACAGGCGCAGACAATGTTGAAGACTGATTCAAAGTGGCTGTTGGCATATTCCTATTCTTATGGTTGAGTTAGTCAAATAAGGAGCTTGTTGCTAAAATCGAGTTAGTGGGTGTAGTGGGTCAAGTGTTAGTGGTGTAGTGGGGCAGATTGTgtcctctttgttttttttataaatagacaTGTTTTCTGTAGTGGAATTAATGACTGCAATAAAATATCCAGAAgcattttctttggtctggtGAAGCTCTGTTTTTTAGAGTTAAAGagctctatttttttccttgctaTTGTTTTGTCTTGTTTTTGTCCAACAatttttggtatcagagcaaccAGGTTCCTTCTGAACTGGGCGAATAATGGCAACAACCAACGGCAGTATGGTGAGTGTGTCTCAACCAGCAATTCCCATTTTCAAAGGTGAGTGCTATGAGTTTTGGAGCATCAAAATGAAGACTTTATTCAAGTCTCAAGATCTGTGGGACTTGGTTGAAAATGGCTATCCTTATCCGGACGAAGAAGCTAGGTTGAAAGAAAATACGAAGAAGGACTCCAAGGCATTGTTCTTTATTCAACAGGCTGTACATGAATCAATCTTCTCAAAGATTGCAGTAGCAACCACAGCAAAAGAGGCGTGGACAACCTTGAAAACTGCATTTCAAGGTTCCTCTAAAGTGATCACGGTGA contains:
- the LOC100248268 gene encoding hydroquinone glucosyltransferase translates to MHNPKIPQKGPTTTLSPLPTSSPTPALLFNHFSTQLFWFFFFFFPSSMAEKPPHIAIVPTPGMGHLIPLIELAKRLVTHHGFTVTFIIANENSFLKAPKAVLQSLPPSIDSIFLPPVSFDDLPADTKIETMISLTVLRSLSHLRSSLELLVSKTRVVALVVDLFGTDAFDVAAEFGVAPYIFFTSTAMALSLFLFLPKLDEMVACEFRDMNEPVAIPGCVQVHGSELLDPVQDRRSDAYKCVLNHTKRYRLAEGIMVNSFMELEPGPLKALQTLEPGKPPVYPVGPLTRREPEVGSGENECLKWLDDQPLGSVLFVAFGSGGTLPSEQLNELALGLEMSEQRFLWVVRSPSRVAASPFFSVHSQDDPFSFLPQGFVDRTKGRGLLVSSWAPQAQILSHASTGGFLSHCGWNSTLESVACGVPMIAWPLYAEQKMNAITLTNGLKVALRPKVNENGLIDRNEIAQIVKGLMEEEEGKDVRSRMKDLKDAAAKVLSPDGSSTKALATVAQKWKAHKNY